Proteins encoded together in one Oreochromis aureus strain Israel breed Guangdong linkage group 23, ZZ_aureus, whole genome shotgun sequence window:
- the bcl6aa gene encoding BCL6A transcription repressor a isoform X2, with protein MQEVSRKALPELDKMACAADSCIQFTRHASDVLLNLNRLRSRDILTDVTILVNRQQFRAHKTVLMACSGLFYTIFTDSHKCNLSAISLDPKVDPEGFAILLEFMYTSRLTLKESLIMAIMNTAIYLQMDHVVDTCHRFIKSSDPTAKLPRDEFLVSPLVLPQDVHAYRAHDVVDSLHSRVAPFRDGRPYGSNMFSGVSTPSNYHLYGQFPMPGFPFPLCKLADTKNAFADLSKSSIHHKHCPPHDSGIRADYSRAIGTNSSGIIHSTTYASREVGRDDEMRKESHEGVSQSVGFTTRKRAFPMLSLEHQKDLGKEHAPQAEEDLIHQHYPLGISAGRKSLMSSPQSPLKSDCQPNSPTESSSSKNASLSQAAGAQTPQGTQDPKARNWKKYKFIVLNQSAKEDKVGLRDPGLHSPQRLALQPYLHPSDSENLDPQTTSKSNSEDLPVPQASRLNNIINSALEGSLRNGDGHPPHYLNRLTCSSCGSQSPQHSEVCPNNSRSRLSEEMSELHSEYSDSSCENGTFFCNECDSKFAEDEALKQHMLQVHSDKPYKCDRCQAAFRYKGNLASHKTVHTGEKPYRCNICGAQFNRPANLKTHTRIHSGEKPYKCETCGARFVQVAHLRAHVLIHTGEKPYPCEICGTRFRHLQTLKSHLRIHTGEKPYHCEKCNLHFRHKSQLRLHLRQKHGAITNTKIQYRMSTADMPTDLTKAC; from the exons ATGCAAGAAGTTTCTAGGAAAGCGCTACCAG AACTTGACAAAATGGCTTGCGCAGCAGACAGCTGCATACAGTTCACACGCCATGCAAGTGATGTTCTGCTCAACCTGAACCGGCTGCGCAGTAGAGACATCCTCACAGATGTCACTATCCTGGTCAACAGACAGCAGTTTCGTGCACACAAGACCGTTCTTATGGCTTGCAG TGGGCTGTTTTACACTATCTTCACTGACTCCCACAAGTGCAACCTTAGTGCAATCAGTCTGGACCCAAAGGTGGACCCAGAGGGCTTTGCCATCCTGCTAGAGTTTATGTACACCTCCCGTCTCACACTAAAGGAGAGTCTGATCATGGCTATCATGAATACAGCTATCTACTTGCAGATGGACCACGTTGTAGACACCTGCCACAGATTCATCAAATCCAG TGATCCGACTGCCAAGCTGCCTAGAGACGAGTTTCTGGTCAGTCCCTTGGTTTTACCTCAGGATGTCCACGCTTACAGAGCTCATGATGTTGTTGACAGTTTGCACAGCCGCGTAGCTCCGTTCAGGGACGGGAGGCCCTACGGTTCAAACATGTTCAGCGGGGTCAGCACCCCCAGCAACTACCATCTCTACGGGCAGTTTCCCATGCCAGGATTCCCCTTCCCTCTCTGCAAGCTGGCCGATACCAAAAATGCTTTTGCTGACCTCTCGAAGAGCAGCATCCACCACAAGCACTGTCCTCCGCATGACAGTGGCATCAGGGCAGACTACAGCAGAGCCATTGGCACCAACTCCTCCGGCATCATTCACTCCACCACCTATGCTTCCAGGGAGGTAGGGAGAGACGATGAGATGAGGAAAGAGAGCCACGAGGGGGTCAGCCAGTCTGTCGGTTTCACCACAAGGAAGCGTGCATTTCCCATGTTGTCCCTCGAGCACCAGAAAGACTTGGGCAAAGAGCACGCTCCTCAGGCCGAGGAAGATCTCATCCATCAGCACTATCCCCTGGGAATCTCCGCTGGACGCAAGAGCCTCATGAGCAGCCCGCAGAGCCCCCTCAAATCAGACTGCCAGCCCAACTCCCCGACAGAGTCCAGCAGCAGCAAGAACGCCAGCCTCTCCCAAGCCGCCGGAGCGCAAACGCCACAAGGTACGCAGGACCCCAAAGCTCGCAACTGGAAGAAGTACAAGTTCATCGTGCTGAATCAGAGCGCCAAGGAGGACAAGGTGGGGTTAAGGGATCCTGGGCTTCACTCACCTCAACGCCTCGCCCTGCAACCCTACCTCCACCCCAGCGACTCGGAGAACCTCGACCCACAAACGACGAGCAAGAGCAACAGCGAGGATCTACCAGTACCCCAGGCTAGTCGTCTCAACAACATCATTAACAG TGCGCTTGAGGGGTCTCTGAGGAATGGCGATGGCCACCCTCCACACTACCTGAACCGCCTCACGTGCTCGTCCTGCGGCTCCCAGTCCCCGCAGCACTCGGAAGTCTGTCCCAACAACTCCAGGTCCCGTCTATCAGAGGAAATGTCAGAGCTTCATTCAGAATATTCAGACTCCAGCTGTG AAAACGGCACGTTCTTCTGTAACGAATGCGACTCCAAATTTGCTGAAGACGAAGCTTTGAAACAACACATGCTTCAAGTACACAGCGACAAGCCATACAAGTGCGACCGCTGCCAGGCTGCTTTCCGCTACAAGGGCAACCTGGCCAGCCACAAGACTGTCCACACAG GAGAGAAGCCGTATCGCTGTAATATCTGTGGTGCTCAGTTCAACAGACCAGCTAACCTCAAGACTCACACTCGCATCCACTCAGGAGAGAAGCCATACAAATGTGAGACGTGTGGAGCTCGTTTTGTACAG gtTGCTCATCTGCGCGCTCATGTGCTGATCCATACGGGCGAGAAGCCATACCCATGCGAGATCTGTGGAACCCGCTTCCGTCACCTGCAGACGCTGAAGAGCCACCTCCGCATACACACAGGCGAAAAGCCCTACCAT tgtgAAAAATGCAACTTGCACTTCCGCCACAAGAGCCAGCTACGGCTGCATCTTCGACAGAAGCATGGCGCCATCACTAACACGAAGATCCAGTACCGTATGTCCACAGCAGACATGCCCACTGACTTGACAAAAGCATGCTGA
- the bcl6aa gene encoding BCL6A transcription repressor a isoform X1: MPHSFQQKKAQQMLLLCQGVNGMRKDGESVVWNHHKQSFQELDKMACAADSCIQFTRHASDVLLNLNRLRSRDILTDVTILVNRQQFRAHKTVLMACSGLFYTIFTDSHKCNLSAISLDPKVDPEGFAILLEFMYTSRLTLKESLIMAIMNTAIYLQMDHVVDTCHRFIKSSDPTAKLPRDEFLVSPLVLPQDVHAYRAHDVVDSLHSRVAPFRDGRPYGSNMFSGVSTPSNYHLYGQFPMPGFPFPLCKLADTKNAFADLSKSSIHHKHCPPHDSGIRADYSRAIGTNSSGIIHSTTYASREVGRDDEMRKESHEGVSQSVGFTTRKRAFPMLSLEHQKDLGKEHAPQAEEDLIHQHYPLGISAGRKSLMSSPQSPLKSDCQPNSPTESSSSKNASLSQAAGAQTPQGTQDPKARNWKKYKFIVLNQSAKEDKVGLRDPGLHSPQRLALQPYLHPSDSENLDPQTTSKSNSEDLPVPQASRLNNIINSALEGSLRNGDGHPPHYLNRLTCSSCGSQSPQHSEVCPNNSRSRLSEEMSELHSEYSDSSCENGTFFCNECDSKFAEDEALKQHMLQVHSDKPYKCDRCQAAFRYKGNLASHKTVHTGEKPYRCNICGAQFNRPANLKTHTRIHSGEKPYKCETCGARFVQVAHLRAHVLIHTGEKPYPCEICGTRFRHLQTLKSHLRIHTGEKPYHCEKCNLHFRHKSQLRLHLRQKHGAITNTKIQYRMSTADMPTDLTKAC; encoded by the exons AACTTGACAAAATGGCTTGCGCAGCAGACAGCTGCATACAGTTCACACGCCATGCAAGTGATGTTCTGCTCAACCTGAACCGGCTGCGCAGTAGAGACATCCTCACAGATGTCACTATCCTGGTCAACAGACAGCAGTTTCGTGCACACAAGACCGTTCTTATGGCTTGCAG TGGGCTGTTTTACACTATCTTCACTGACTCCCACAAGTGCAACCTTAGTGCAATCAGTCTGGACCCAAAGGTGGACCCAGAGGGCTTTGCCATCCTGCTAGAGTTTATGTACACCTCCCGTCTCACACTAAAGGAGAGTCTGATCATGGCTATCATGAATACAGCTATCTACTTGCAGATGGACCACGTTGTAGACACCTGCCACAGATTCATCAAATCCAG TGATCCGACTGCCAAGCTGCCTAGAGACGAGTTTCTGGTCAGTCCCTTGGTTTTACCTCAGGATGTCCACGCTTACAGAGCTCATGATGTTGTTGACAGTTTGCACAGCCGCGTAGCTCCGTTCAGGGACGGGAGGCCCTACGGTTCAAACATGTTCAGCGGGGTCAGCACCCCCAGCAACTACCATCTCTACGGGCAGTTTCCCATGCCAGGATTCCCCTTCCCTCTCTGCAAGCTGGCCGATACCAAAAATGCTTTTGCTGACCTCTCGAAGAGCAGCATCCACCACAAGCACTGTCCTCCGCATGACAGTGGCATCAGGGCAGACTACAGCAGAGCCATTGGCACCAACTCCTCCGGCATCATTCACTCCACCACCTATGCTTCCAGGGAGGTAGGGAGAGACGATGAGATGAGGAAAGAGAGCCACGAGGGGGTCAGCCAGTCTGTCGGTTTCACCACAAGGAAGCGTGCATTTCCCATGTTGTCCCTCGAGCACCAGAAAGACTTGGGCAAAGAGCACGCTCCTCAGGCCGAGGAAGATCTCATCCATCAGCACTATCCCCTGGGAATCTCCGCTGGACGCAAGAGCCTCATGAGCAGCCCGCAGAGCCCCCTCAAATCAGACTGCCAGCCCAACTCCCCGACAGAGTCCAGCAGCAGCAAGAACGCCAGCCTCTCCCAAGCCGCCGGAGCGCAAACGCCACAAGGTACGCAGGACCCCAAAGCTCGCAACTGGAAGAAGTACAAGTTCATCGTGCTGAATCAGAGCGCCAAGGAGGACAAGGTGGGGTTAAGGGATCCTGGGCTTCACTCACCTCAACGCCTCGCCCTGCAACCCTACCTCCACCCCAGCGACTCGGAGAACCTCGACCCACAAACGACGAGCAAGAGCAACAGCGAGGATCTACCAGTACCCCAGGCTAGTCGTCTCAACAACATCATTAACAG TGCGCTTGAGGGGTCTCTGAGGAATGGCGATGGCCACCCTCCACACTACCTGAACCGCCTCACGTGCTCGTCCTGCGGCTCCCAGTCCCCGCAGCACTCGGAAGTCTGTCCCAACAACTCCAGGTCCCGTCTATCAGAGGAAATGTCAGAGCTTCATTCAGAATATTCAGACTCCAGCTGTG AAAACGGCACGTTCTTCTGTAACGAATGCGACTCCAAATTTGCTGAAGACGAAGCTTTGAAACAACACATGCTTCAAGTACACAGCGACAAGCCATACAAGTGCGACCGCTGCCAGGCTGCTTTCCGCTACAAGGGCAACCTGGCCAGCCACAAGACTGTCCACACAG GAGAGAAGCCGTATCGCTGTAATATCTGTGGTGCTCAGTTCAACAGACCAGCTAACCTCAAGACTCACACTCGCATCCACTCAGGAGAGAAGCCATACAAATGTGAGACGTGTGGAGCTCGTTTTGTACAG gtTGCTCATCTGCGCGCTCATGTGCTGATCCATACGGGCGAGAAGCCATACCCATGCGAGATCTGTGGAACCCGCTTCCGTCACCTGCAGACGCTGAAGAGCCACCTCCGCATACACACAGGCGAAAAGCCCTACCAT tgtgAAAAATGCAACTTGCACTTCCGCCACAAGAGCCAGCTACGGCTGCATCTTCGACAGAAGCATGGCGCCATCACTAACACGAAGATCCAGTACCGTATGTCCACAGCAGACATGCCCACTGACTTGACAAAAGCATGCTGA